One window of the Arcobacter arenosus genome contains the following:
- a CDS encoding ATP-binding protein, whose amino-acid sequence MKLKSLQKILSVHFFRYSLIPIFVVEVTLLVMYFSINAYISSKNTELLLNEAQSHTQEVLKSESTIISDKLEEVSRLAKILQFEHEELFKKPYNFTLPNELPSFKVAENGVFYKTNKVGSSLYYSSKTNITQVEKDKATFTESMDTNFKSIVDTNPNIVAAYFNSWDDMNRLYPFIDEVYNQYGPHIHMEDYNFYFLADKKHNPKKEPVWTGAYLDPAGNGWMLSCIVPIYNGDFLEGVTGIDITIDSFVKNILNRKLPYNANIFMVDKEGMIIAMNEKIENLLGLKELKEHLYTDAILKTIEKPEEFNILKNKSPFASHFKKLIENDSARSSLKIEDSEYLTLQQNVDETQWKLMILVDKNEVFKSINDLKNLSNKIGYYAIGLLLLFYVIFFYLLLRRINIFSKTITEPVAKLSEQTSMIKDASKTKVELVKTDVLEMQVLNENFTNMINELSIKTNELYNAVNIAEELSKAKDEFLANMSHELKTPLNSINLISSIMLKNKKGNLDGKDLDSLKVINNSGNDLLFLINDVLDISKLEAGEIKLKYVDIKLCEFINEIYNGFKIQMEEKNLDFIIECDNSIGYIYSDEDRIKQIIKNLLSNALKFTESGQVSIHASLNEDLLTIEVKDTGIGISEDKLEFIFDRFKQVDASTTRKYGGTGLGLSISKQLANLLGGDISVVSKEGVGSTFKVTIKANKYKINEELLEKDRDMHIRRKEKVIVFNNDPVNFITLVVKLKKDYEVENLNSFNEFLYKVENEKYKYIIVDASDLKHFELLKLKDFKNKTLVVYTEEQSNQSQIQEEFNFNYKKPDGLNLISDLIEKEK is encoded by the coding sequence ATGAAGTTAAAAAGCCTACAAAAAATATTATCTGTTCATTTTTTTAGATATTCTTTAATACCAATTTTTGTTGTTGAAGTTACCTTATTAGTTATGTACTTTTCAATAAATGCTTATATCTCATCTAAAAATACTGAACTTTTATTAAATGAAGCCCAATCTCATACTCAAGAAGTTTTAAAAAGTGAATCTACAATTATAAGTGATAAACTAGAAGAGGTTAGTAGATTAGCTAAAATTTTACAATTTGAACATGAAGAGTTGTTTAAAAAACCATATAATTTTACATTGCCAAATGAATTACCAAGTTTTAAAGTAGCAGAAAATGGGGTTTTTTATAAAACAAATAAAGTAGGTTCATCTTTATATTATTCTTCAAAAACTAATATTACACAAGTTGAAAAAGACAAAGCAACTTTTACAGAATCTATGGATACTAATTTCAAAAGTATCGTTGATACAAATCCTAATATTGTTGCAGCTTATTTCAATTCTTGGGATGATATGAATAGACTTTATCCTTTCATTGATGAAGTATATAATCAATATGGTCCCCACATTCATATGGAAGATTATAATTTTTATTTTTTAGCAGATAAAAAACATAATCCTAAAAAAGAACCAGTTTGGACAGGGGCATACTTAGACCCAGCAGGAAATGGTTGGATGTTATCTTGTATTGTTCCTATTTATAATGGTGATTTTTTAGAAGGGGTTACAGGTATTGATATTACAATTGATAGTTTTGTAAAAAATATTTTAAATAGAAAACTGCCTTATAATGCTAATATTTTCATGGTTGATAAAGAGGGTATGATTATTGCTATGAATGAAAAGATTGAAAACTTACTTGGATTAAAAGAGTTAAAAGAACATTTATATACTGATGCAATATTAAAAACCATAGAAAAACCTGAAGAGTTTAATATTTTAAAAAATAAAAGTCCTTTCGCTTCACATTTTAAAAAGTTAATTGAAAATGATAGTGCAAGATCTTCTTTAAAAATTGAGGATAGTGAATACTTAACACTACAACAAAATGTTGATGAAACTCAATGGAAACTTATGATTTTAGTTGATAAAAATGAAGTATTTAAATCAATCAATGATTTGAAGAATCTATCTAATAAGATAGGTTATTATGCAATAGGTTTATTACTTTTATTTTATGTGATATTTTTCTATTTGTTATTAAGAAGAATAAATATCTTTTCAAAAACTATTACAGAACCAGTTGCAAAACTTTCTGAACAAACTTCTATGATTAAAGATGCAAGTAAAACTAAAGTTGAACTTGTAAAAACTGATGTTTTAGAGATGCAAGTGTTAAATGAAAACTTTACTAATATGATAAATGAACTTAGTATAAAAACAAATGAGTTATACAATGCTGTTAATATTGCAGAAGAATTATCTAAAGCAAAAGATGAGTTTTTAGCAAATATGAGTCATGAACTAAAAACCCCTTTAAATTCAATCAATTTAATTAGTTCAATTATGCTTAAAAATAAAAAAGGGAATTTAGATGGTAAAGATTTGGATAGTTTAAAGGTTATTAATAACTCTGGTAACGATTTACTATTTTTGATAAATGATGTTTTAGATATCTCAAAACTTGAGGCTGGTGAAATAAAACTAAAATATGTTGATATAAAATTGTGTGAATTTATCAATGAAATTTATAATGGATTTAAAATTCAAATGGAAGAGAAAAATTTAGATTTTATTATAGAATGTGATAACTCAATTGGGTATATATATTCTGATGAAGATAGAATTAAACAAATCATTAAAAATCTACTTAGTAATGCACTTAAATTTACAGAATCTGGTCAAGTAAGTATCCATGCAAGTTTAAATGAGGATTTATTAACTATTGAAGTTAAAGATACAGGAATAGGGATATCAGAAGATAAATTAGAATTTATTTTTGATAGATTTAAACAAGTTGATGCTAGTACAACAAGAAAATATGGAGGAACTGGATTAGGACTTTCAATTTCAAAACAACTTGCTAATTTACTTGGTGGTGATATTAGTGTTGTAAGTAAAGAGGGTGTTGGTTCAACATTCAAAGTTACTATCAAAGCTAATAAATATAAAATCAATGAAGAGTTGTTGGAAAAAGATAGAGATATGCATATAAGAAGAAAAGAAAAAGTTATTGTTTTTAATAATGATCCAGTGAATTTTATAACTTTAGTTGTTAAGCTTAAAAAAGATTATGAAGTTGAAAACTTAAATAGTTTTAATGAATTTTTATATAAAGTAGAGAATGAAAAATATAAATACATAATTGTTGATGCTTCAGATTTAAAACATTTTGAACTATTAAAATTAAAAGATTTTAAAAATAAAACTTTAGTTGTTTATACTGAAGAACAAAGTAACCAATCACAAATTCAAGAAGAGTTTAATTTTAATTATAAAAAGCCAGATGGACTAAATTTAATCTCTGATTTAATTGAAAAGGAAAAATAA
- a CDS encoding hybrid sensor histidine kinase/response regulator yields the protein MSFKYRFIISFVLLEIFFITLIVSINFIAIVDSSNKLINDNINSKTIFLEDLVKVPLSIYDLATLDNIIEKAQDDTIVNSIILLNTQEKIISSSYKFEDMNLEELIKIKEDKTLNFKDKVYKVKHINIKEEDTSLGSMYLVFDLSENNQFIQSNKEKTLIIIFIEILISTILSYLIGSKLTNKLTRLSNIAIDIGKNKYPKIPYTNTNDEIGSLSKSFVYMQENLLNRTKKLKDLTNKLESQKRELELANKEKDDFLANMSHELKTPLNSINVISSVMSKNKNGNLSEKDIHNITIVNKAGKDLLELINDVLDISKLEAGEIIVNNTDIDVNSFFTEIYDGFKMQAKLKSINFELICDENIGFIHSDKLRLKQIIKNLLSNSFKFTQQGFIKVNVKKNDKFLDVRVEDTGIGIEKEKLGKIFDRFKQADGSTTRKFGGTGLGLAISKQLVKLLGGNISVESSKNVGSTFKFSILINEDKLNHTLIEKTKNKNIEKNRKILVLNYDPLNLMNLIIKLKNDYIVDSVSTSKELFTNISKYDFDYIIVDFTNLGAVDIIKLKEHEKKIIAIIDKDSTSKNIISTNFNSYFEKPFKEEEIRKLIS from the coding sequence ATGTCGTTTAAATACAGGTTTATAATCTCTTTTGTTTTACTTGAAATATTTTTTATTACCCTAATTGTTTCAATTAACTTTATAGCAATTGTTGATTCATCAAATAAACTTATAAATGATAATATAAATTCAAAAACAATATTTTTAGAGGATTTGGTAAAAGTTCCACTAAGTATATATGATTTAGCAACCTTAGATAATATAATTGAAAAAGCTCAAGATGACACAATAGTAAATTCAATCATTTTATTAAATACTCAAGAAAAAATAATATCAAGTTCTTATAAATTTGAAGATATGAATCTTGAGGAATTAATAAAAATAAAAGAAGATAAAACCTTAAATTTTAAAGATAAAGTTTACAAGGTTAAACATATCAACATAAAAGAAGAAGATACAAGTTTAGGTTCTATGTATTTGGTTTTTGATTTATCTGAAAATAATCAATTTATACAAAGTAATAAAGAAAAAACTTTAATAATTATATTTATTGAAATATTGATTTCAACAATTTTATCTTATCTTATTGGTTCAAAACTAACAAATAAACTAACAAGATTATCTAATATAGCAATAGATATAGGTAAAAATAAATACCCAAAAATTCCATATACAAACACAAATGATGAGATTGGTTCTTTATCTAAATCTTTTGTTTATATGCAAGAAAACCTTTTAAATAGAACAAAAAAACTCAAAGACCTGACAAATAAACTTGAATCACAAAAAAGAGAATTAGAATTAGCCAATAAAGAAAAAGACGACTTTTTAGCGAATATGAGTCATGAATTAAAAACACCCTTAAACTCTATTAATGTAATAAGTTCAGTTATGTCAAAAAATAAAAATGGTAACTTAAGTGAAAAAGATATACACAATATTACTATAGTAAATAAAGCAGGTAAAGACTTATTAGAACTTATAAATGATGTTTTAGATATCTCAAAACTTGAAGCTGGTGAAATTATTGTAAATAATACTGACATTGATGTTAATAGTTTTTTTACAGAAATTTATGATGGTTTTAAAATGCAAGCAAAACTAAAATCTATTAACTTTGAATTAATATGTGATGAAAATATTGGGTTTATCCATTCAGACAAATTAAGATTAAAACAAATCATTAAAAACCTACTTAGTAATTCATTTAAATTTACCCAACAAGGTTTTATAAAAGTTAATGTTAAGAAAAATGATAAATTTTTAGATGTAAGGGTAGAAGATACAGGAATTGGAATTGAAAAAGAAAAACTTGGGAAAATTTTTGATAGATTTAAACAAGCAGATGGAAGTACAACCAGAAAATTTGGTGGAACAGGCCTTGGTTTAGCAATTTCAAAACAACTTGTAAAACTACTTGGTGGAAATATTAGTGTAGAAAGTAGCAAAAATGTTGGTTCTACTTTTAAATTCTCAATTCTTATAAATGAAGATAAATTAAACCATACCCTAATAGAAAAAACAAAAAATAAAAATATAGAAAAAAATAGAAAAATCTTAGTTCTTAATTATGATCCTTTAAATTTAATGAATTTAATTATCAAATTAAAAAATGATTATATTGTTGATTCTGTATCAACATCAAAAGAATTATTTACAAATATAAGTAAATATGATTTTGATTATATTATAGTTGATTTTACTAATTTAGGTGCGGTAGATATTATAAAACTAAAAGAGCATGAAAAGAAGATAATTGCAATTATAGATAAAGACTCCACTTCAAAAAATATTATCTCAACAAATTTCAACTCTTATTTTGAGAAGCCATTTAAAGAAGAAGAGATAAGAAAACTTATTTCTTAA
- a CDS encoding response regulator produces MEKFNILIVDDIKANLFSLNLLLDNNFDNINVIEATSVKDSIKQIMKHNVDLVLTDIQMPEASGYDLAEYLLDIEETKDIPIIMISGIYEDDIYKKKAYNSSKNVVDFITKPIDDELLVQKLKAFINIISSMKENKIKLEQKELELQRDRKISNMLGTIENHFDSKIELDEEEVYEYLIKEDDLINLDDIIKK; encoded by the coding sequence ATGGAAAAGTTCAATATTTTAATTGTTGATGATATAAAAGCAAATTTATTCTCTTTAAATTTATTATTAGATAATAATTTTGATAACATAAATGTTATAGAAGCAACAAGTGTAAAAGACTCAATTAAACAAATTATGAAACATAATGTAGATTTAGTTTTGACTGATATACAGATGCCAGAAGCTAGTGGATATGATTTAGCTGAATACTTGTTAGATATTGAAGAAACAAAAGATATTCCTATTATTATGATTTCTGGGATTTATGAAGATGATATTTATAAAAAGAAAGCTTATAATAGTTCTAAAAATGTAGTTGATTTTATAACAAAACCTATTGATGATGAGTTATTAGTTCAAAAATTAAAAGCATTTATAAACATAATAAGTTCTATGAAAGAAAATAAAATTAAGTTAGAACAAAAAGAATTAGAGTTACAAAGAGATAGAAAAATTAGTAATATGCTTGGAACAATAGAAAATCATTTTGATAGTAAGATAGAGCTTGATGAAGAAGAGGTTTATGAGTATCTAATCAAAGAAGATGATTTAATTAACCTTGATGACATCATTAAGAAATAA
- a CDS encoding phosphate/phosphite/phosphonate ABC transporter substrate-binding protein — protein sequence MRKLFLILCASTLMFSQTIILGVVPQQSPLKLAKKWSKVTNYLKEKTGYKIVFKTEKSIPTFEEQLYSGAYDIAYMNPYHFVVANHKQNYEAFTRANKNIVGILLAKEKSIPFTKDNLKGKTFLFPAPNAFAATLLTKFELKNHFNFDIDKEAKVLYVNSHDSVYKGISRDVGYIGGGIIRTFNNFKDKNDKDKLNIIYKTNEYPSHPIAFHPRLDKDIVKKIKDAFLSMPEDLTKTLSIKRFIKTNSDEYEIIKSVKPL from the coding sequence ATGAGAAAGTTATTTTTAATTTTATGTGCATCTACTTTGATGTTTTCACAAACAATAATATTAGGTGTAGTTCCTCAACAAAGTCCTTTAAAATTAGCTAAAAAATGGTCAAAGGTAACAAATTATTTAAAAGAAAAAACTGGTTATAAAATAGTTTTTAAAACTGAAAAATCAATTCCTACCTTTGAAGAACAATTATATAGTGGTGCATATGATATAGCTTATATGAATCCTTACCATTTTGTAGTAGCAAATCATAAACAAAACTATGAAGCTTTTACTAGAGCAAATAAAAATATTGTTGGTATACTTTTAGCAAAAGAAAAAAGTATACCTTTTACAAAAGATAATTTAAAGGGAAAAACATTTTTATTCCCTGCTCCAAATGCCTTTGCTGCGACACTTTTAACAAAATTTGAATTAAAAAATCATTTCAATTTTGATATTGATAAAGAAGCAAAAGTTTTATATGTAAATTCCCATGATTCTGTTTATAAAGGGATCTCTAGAGATGTTGGATATATAGGAGGTGGTATTATTAGAACATTTAATAACTTTAAAGATAAAAATGATAAAGATAAGCTAAATATAATCTACAAAACAAATGAGTATCCAAGTCACCCAATTGCCTTTCATCCAAGATTAGATAAAGATATTGTAAAAAAAATAAAAGATGCATTTTTATCAATGCCTGAGGATTTAACTAAAACTCTAAGTATAAAAAGATTTATAAAAACAAATTCCGATGAATATGAGATTATTAAATCTGTAAAACCGTTATAA